TACGCATAATATTTCCTCTTAAGTTTAAAAAATTATAGACAAAGTGTGCTTTTTATAAATATTTTCTGTTAATTCCATCTACATGCTTAATATACACTCGTCATTATTATGGCAATTACAATCTAATCATGTGTAATATTTTGTCACACCTGTGTATGAGAAGTGCAGAATGATTTAATGAGACTTTCACAGTGATTGGATACGTTTGTGTTCTCACTTTTCACTACCCATTAGCGCAAGGTGTTATCACAAGTCACGTTTACACTCGTACACTCTGAACCGTTTCTGCTAAAATTGTGCAATAAAACTGGCAATGAATCATTTATATACTAATAAGACTGACCGAAAAGGATTTAGCATGCGATTGACATCCACTATTCGAAAAATACACGAACGCAACCCTAAATTAGGCAAAGCCGTTTCACTTGCGACAGCGACTGGGGTTATTGCAGCCAACAGCTTCGGTGGTAGTATTCCCTTATGGTTAATGGGTGTCGGCAAAGTCATCACTGGTGCTCCTATCGCAGACAAAGCGGTCATCAAAATCGCGACTTATTGGATCAGTAGCAACAGTGCCTTGATCGATGACATGTTGCCACGTAAAGATTGGCGCATCAGCTTACCCGATGACGTGCACATCAATGGCAAATATTTGCTGGTCAGCAATCATCAGTCTTGGGTCGATACCAGTATCGTGCAGTACATTAGTGAAAAACGCTTGCCATTGACACGGTTTTTTACCAAATTTGAACTGATTTACATTCCGATTGTGGGTCAAGCCTTTTACTTTTTAGACTTCCCAATGATGCGTCGGCATTCTAAAGAAGCCGTCGCTAAAAATCCTGCTCTACAAGGCAAAGACATCGAAGAAGCCAAACGTGCCTGTGCCCTGTTAAAAGACAAACCTTTTACTTTGTTAAATTACTTAGAAGGCACGCGTTTCACCAAAGCCAAACATGCAAAGCAACAGTCTCCTTATACGCATTTATTGAAGCCACGGGCAGGCGGCCTATCTTTAGCCATTAACGCGCTAGGCGAAGACATCGATGGCATGCTAGATATGACCATCGTTTATCCTGATGGTGTGCCAAGTTATAGTGATTTGTGGAAAGGTAACATCAAGCGTTTGGGCGTCGATGTGCGTTATATTGAGATGCCTGATGCATTATTTAACGGTATTAAAAATGGTGGTTACGAAAATGATGACGCGGTAAAATCTCAAATGTTTGATTGGGTAGAGCAAATTTGGCAGCAAAAAGATCAGCGTATTACTGATATGTTGGCTGAGTTTGAAACAAACCCTAAAGCTCCGAGCGCTTAGAGACATCGTTAACAGAGCAACGGCATACAACAGTGAATTACTTTAAGTCGTTTTAAAACTACGATCGAGCGCGGTTGTTTAAAATGCCGATTCGTAAATGCTGACTGTAAACCCCCACTCATAAATGATAATGCGTAATTATAATGAAAGATGGGTTGTTTTTTGGCTCTATTCATTGATAATGTGAATAGTCATGAGCCCATGACTTTTTGACCGTTAGTGACTTGATAGCCCTGTACTATTTGAGCCGCTTATTTTTCGTGCTATTTATCATTTATAAGGTTTGACTGTGCCCGCTTCCTCTTCTACTAGCCTGCCTCTAGACTCAGCGCCTGTATCCAATCAGCCGCCTAATAATACGCTGCCACCGCCAAACCGACCAACGCCAAATCGCTTAAAACTCACTTACGATATCGTGATGATTATTGCCATCAGTATCGATCTATTATTGATTAGTATTGATGCTATCTTGATGAGTAGCTTTAGTAGCAATGCCGCAGGATGGCTCAGTATTAGCGATGCTCTCAATTGGTATCAAAATACCTTACATGAGCCTTTGCGTACCGCTGGTGGATTTTTTACCCTATTTTTGATCTTTGAGCTACTGCTACGT
This region of Psychrobacter sp. JCM 18902 genomic DNA includes:
- a CDS encoding acyltransferase, yielding MRLTSTIRKIHERNPKLGKAVSLATATGVIAANSFGGSIPLWLMGVGKVITGAPIADKAVIKIATYWISSNSALIDDMLPRKDWRISLPDDVHINGKYLLVSNHQSWVDTSIVQYISEKRLPLTRFFTKFELIYIPIVGQAFYFLDFPMMRRHSKEAVAKNPALQGKDIEEAKRACALLKDKPFTLLNYLEGTRFTKAKHAKQQSPYTHLLKPRAGGLSLAINALGEDIDGMLDMTIVYPDGVPSYSDLWKGNIKRLGVDVRYIEMPDALFNGIKNGGYENDDAVKSQMFDWVEQIWQQKDQRITDMLAEFETNPKAPSA